In Deinococcus proteolyticus MRP, a single genomic region encodes these proteins:
- a CDS encoding DUF3995 domain-containing protein, with product MNALRWFGLAAVLGSLHAAVSLYWALGGVWLLDTVSPAAVAAVRQSPLGESLTLLAVAAFKAAAALAPWANAQGGLPWPAFWRRVAWLGGGFLLLYGAANALGAAGVLLGWWQGGDSPRPALLGHALLWDPLFALWGAALLCALWLSRP from the coding sequence ATGAACGCTCTGCGCTGGTTCGGGCTTGCGGCTGTGCTGGGCAGCCTACACGCCGCTGTCAGCCTGTACTGGGCGCTAGGCGGGGTGTGGCTGCTGGACACCGTCAGCCCTGCTGCCGTGGCGGCAGTCCGCCAGAGTCCGCTGGGGGAGAGCCTGACCCTGCTGGCCGTGGCCGCTTTCAAAGCGGCGGCCGCACTGGCCCCGTGGGCGAATGCACAGGGCGGGCTACCCTGGCCGGCCTTCTGGCGCAGGGTAGCGTGGCTGGGCGGCGGCTTTCTGCTGCTGTACGGCGCCGCCAATGCGCTGGGTGCGGCCGGAGTCCTGCTGGGCTGGTGGCAGGGGGGAGACTCTCCCCGCCCGGCGCTGCTGGGACACGCTTTGCTGTGGGACCCGCTGTTCGCGCTGTGGGGCGCGGCGCTGCTGTGTGCGCTCTGGCTGAGCCGGCCCTAA
- a CDS encoding 50S ribosomal protein L25, translated as MDINAKARKSGDKLEQGMIPAVAYNKEKNVSFAIERKVFDKIFREQGISGLFDISIDGAEAFPALVKTVQMDKRRREPIHVDFYMVTYGQAIEASVPLHTTGKSQGEIEGGLVDIVHHNVTVLAPGPRRIPQEIVADLSGLNIGDHIAAGQLQLPEGVELAMDPEINVISILPPRLTEEELAAEAEAASAAGAEAAAMGQEDEEAGEDLPKEGTEGRNLDKDNHKAEEIRSESGQENN; from the coding sequence ATGGATATTAACGCAAAAGCCCGCAAGAGCGGCGACAAGCTGGAACAGGGCATGATTCCTGCCGTCGCCTACAACAAGGAAAAGAACGTTTCCTTCGCCATTGAGCGCAAGGTCTTCGACAAGATTTTCCGTGAGCAGGGGATCAGCGGCCTGTTCGACATCAGCATTGACGGCGCCGAGGCTTTCCCCGCGCTGGTCAAGACCGTGCAGATGGACAAGCGCCGCCGTGAGCCGATTCACGTGGACTTCTACATGGTGACCTACGGTCAGGCCATCGAAGCCAGCGTGCCTCTGCACACCACCGGCAAGTCCCAGGGCGAAATCGAAGGCGGCCTGGTGGATATCGTTCACCACAACGTGACCGTGCTGGCCCCCGGCCCCCGCCGCATCCCGCAGGAAATCGTGGCCGACCTCAGCGGCCTGAACATCGGCGACCACATCGCTGCCGGCCAGCTGCAACTGCCCGAAGGCGTGGAACTGGCGATGGACCCCGAAATTAACGTCATCAGCATCCTGCCTCCCCGCCTGACCGAAGAGGAACTGGCCGCCGAAGCCGAAGCTGCCTCCGCTGCTGGCGCCGAAGCCGCCGCGATGGGCCAGGAAGACGAGGAAGCCGGCGAAGACCTGCCCAAGGAAGGCACCGAAGGCCGCAACCTGGACAAGGACAACCACAAGGCCGAGGAAATCCGCTCCGAGAGCGGCCAGGAAAACAACTGA
- the accC gene encoding acetyl-CoA carboxylase biotin carboxylase subunit gives MFKKILIANRGEIALRIIRTAREMGIKTVVVYSTADEKSLPVLLADESVCVGPPASTDSYLKVQNVISAALMTGAEAIHPGYGFLAENPDFAEMCRDHGLVFIGPTPESMRELGSKAGGREIAAASRVPTVPGTGVLEDTEAALTAAREIGYPVLLKASAGGGGRGQKVIRSDEEMQKGFSQAQEEARLYFGDPAIIMEKFLEEFRHVEVQVMGDGQGHVIHIGERDCSIQRRNQKLIEEAPSTLPDDLRQEILAAGVRLAKHVNYAGAGTLEFIVDRDGNYYFMEMNTRIQVEHCVSEMISGLDFVRLQIQIAAGEGLHLQQEDVKLQGHAIECRINAEDPDKDFRPAAGKIEDVHFAGGPKTRVDSHVYSGYSIPPHYDSLIGKLIVHDDSREQAIARMKRALGETVIQGPKTTIPLYVKIMDNPFYQQGAVLTNFLKTRMEM, from the coding sequence ATGTTCAAGAAAATCCTGATTGCCAACCGGGGCGAGATTGCCCTGCGGATTATCCGGACCGCCCGCGAAATGGGCATCAAGACGGTGGTGGTGTATTCCACGGCAGACGAAAAGAGCCTGCCCGTGCTGCTGGCCGACGAGTCGGTCTGCGTGGGGCCGCCTGCCAGCACCGATTCGTACCTGAAAGTGCAAAACGTGATTTCGGCGGCGCTGATGACCGGCGCGGAAGCCATTCACCCCGGCTACGGTTTTCTGGCCGAGAACCCCGACTTTGCCGAGATGTGCCGCGACCACGGCCTGGTCTTTATCGGCCCGACGCCCGAAAGCATGCGCGAACTCGGCAGCAAGGCGGGTGGGCGCGAGATTGCAGCGGCTTCCCGCGTGCCGACGGTGCCTGGAACCGGCGTGCTGGAAGACACCGAAGCGGCGCTTACGGCGGCCCGTGAAATCGGCTACCCCGTGCTGCTCAAAGCTTCGGCGGGTGGTGGCGGACGCGGCCAAAAGGTGATTCGCTCGGACGAAGAGATGCAAAAAGGCTTCTCGCAGGCGCAGGAAGAAGCGCGGCTGTACTTTGGTGACCCGGCCATCATCATGGAGAAGTTTTTGGAAGAATTCCGCCATGTGGAAGTGCAGGTCATGGGCGACGGTCAGGGTCATGTCATCCACATTGGCGAGCGTGACTGCTCCATTCAGCGGCGCAACCAGAAGCTGATTGAAGAAGCGCCTTCCACGCTGCCCGACGACCTGCGCCAAGAAATTCTGGCCGCTGGTGTGCGTCTGGCAAAGCATGTGAACTATGCGGGCGCGGGCACGCTGGAATTCATCGTGGACCGTGACGGCAACTACTACTTCATGGAGATGAATACCCGCATTCAGGTGGAGCACTGCGTGTCCGAGATGATTTCGGGCCTCGACTTTGTGCGGTTGCAGATTCAGATTGCGGCGGGCGAGGGCCTGCACCTTCAGCAAGAAGACGTGAAGCTGCAAGGCCATGCCATCGAGTGCCGCATCAACGCCGAAGACCCCGACAAGGATTTCCGCCCCGCTGCAGGCAAAATCGAGGACGTTCACTTTGCGGGCGGCCCCAAGACCCGCGTGGACAGCCATGTGTACAGCGGCTACTCGATTCCCCCGCACTACGACAGCCTGATTGGCAAACTGATTGTGCATGACGACAGCCGCGAGCAGGCGATTGCCCGCATGAAGCGTGCCCTCGGTGAAACCGTGATTCAGGGGCCGAAGACGACCATTCCCCTGTACGTGAAAATCATGGACAATCCCTTTTATCAGCAGGGCGCGGTGCTGACCAACTTCCTCAAGACGCGCATGGAGATGTGA
- the accB gene encoding acetyl-CoA carboxylase biotin carboxyl carrier protein, giving the protein MNPDDLKKILDALSYADVREFSLKTGSFDMELRRGPLASGGSSLPMSGAASHAAPASAPMAAPAPASAPVPAAPAEASAASEVAPVPAAASPAEATAPAAAPASAGTPVKAPIVGTFYAASSPDAAPYVKVGDRVEEGQVLCIIEAMKLMNEIEAESSGVVREILVSNGEPVEFGQTLFIIE; this is encoded by the coding sequence ATGAATCCAGACGACCTCAAGAAGATTCTTGACGCCCTCAGCTACGCCGACGTGCGTGAATTCAGCCTGAAGACCGGCAGCTTCGATATGGAGCTGCGCCGTGGCCCGCTGGCCTCTGGTGGCAGCAGCCTGCCGATGTCGGGTGCGGCCAGCCATGCGGCCCCCGCTAGCGCACCTATGGCCGCCCCCGCGCCTGCCTCCGCCCCGGTACCAGCGGCTCCTGCCGAAGCCTCTGCAGCTTCAGAGGTGGCCCCCGTTCCCGCTGCTGCATCCCCAGCTGAAGCGACTGCGCCTGCAGCAGCTCCTGCCAGCGCAGGCACGCCCGTCAAGGCTCCCATCGTGGGTACCTTCTACGCCGCGAGCAGCCCCGACGCCGCGCCCTACGTGAAAGTGGGCGACCGGGTGGAAGAAGGCCAGGTGCTGTGCATCATCGAAGCCATGAAGCTGATGAACGAGATTGAGGCCGAAAGCAGCGGCGTGGTGCGCGAGATTTTGGTGAGCAACGGCGAGCCGGTGGAATTCGGACAGACGCTGTTCATCATCGAGTAA
- a CDS encoding tetratricopeptide repeat protein, whose product MTSYRQRPTFLRSPSFRAALRTRLLGTLLAAALVPAQAQAVSFPPLTAPLLTAPVMTVLTPDEVLELMESGRLDEAEQAARAAAAAHPESARAQVVLARILARQERLDEARAVLAQAQALPQWEEQNIRVPFKSPKAIDRVMQRDPARALGMIADVLLAEGDDPKAYYLQSLALVQLGRYDQAQAALNQAREHGDVTVFAHPDTLARLEQLLRERPSTPPTGAAAGPGLEPPKPLPWWVWAGVGAGAGALGWWGIAAWQRAAARAKAERKRALYEAGKQLDADIFAAQQALAAGHTPELERRLGRLRNLQGQLRAWERGDTDGPDITRQFGALLAASQSDASWQEYQDDLAQQAAEEAAEEAHAAAGHQNRRGSDGPSSFRDDTDSSWSSGSSGSGGGNNGGSSW is encoded by the coding sequence GTGACGTCCTACCGACAGCGCCCCACGTTCCTCCGCTCCCCTTCCTTCCGCGCCGCACTCCGTACCAGGCTGCTTGGCACGCTGCTGGCGGCCGCACTGGTGCCGGCCCAGGCGCAGGCGGTCTCCTTCCCCCCGCTGACTGCTCCGCTGCTCACGGCGCCAGTCATGACCGTGCTGACCCCCGACGAAGTACTGGAACTGATGGAGAGCGGCAGGCTGGACGAAGCCGAGCAGGCCGCCCGCGCCGCTGCCGCAGCGCACCCCGAATCGGCCCGCGCCCAGGTGGTGCTGGCCCGCATCCTGGCCCGGCAGGAGCGGCTGGACGAGGCCCGCGCCGTACTGGCCCAGGCCCAGGCCCTGCCGCAGTGGGAGGAGCAGAACATCCGCGTGCCGTTCAAGTCACCGAAGGCCATAGATAGGGTGATGCAGCGCGACCCGGCCCGCGCCCTCGGAATGATTGCCGACGTGCTGCTGGCCGAAGGTGACGACCCCAAGGCGTACTATTTGCAGTCGCTGGCACTGGTGCAATTGGGGCGATATGACCAGGCGCAGGCAGCTCTGAACCAGGCCAGGGAACACGGCGACGTCACCGTGTTCGCGCATCCCGACACGCTGGCACGGCTGGAACAGTTGCTGCGTGAACGGCCCAGCACCCCCCCCACCGGTGCAGCGGCCGGTCCGGGACTGGAGCCGCCCAAGCCGCTGCCGTGGTGGGTGTGGGCCGGCGTGGGCGCTGGCGCTGGAGCCCTGGGCTGGTGGGGCATCGCAGCCTGGCAGCGGGCGGCCGCGCGGGCCAAAGCCGAGCGCAAAAGGGCACTGTACGAGGCCGGTAAGCAGCTGGACGCGGACATCTTCGCCGCCCAGCAGGCGCTGGCCGCAGGCCACACCCCCGAGCTGGAGCGGCGGCTGGGGCGGCTGCGGAATCTCCAGGGCCAGCTGCGTGCCTGGGAGCGTGGAGATACTGACGGCCCGGACATCACCCGGCAGTTCGGGGCACTGCTGGCGGCCTCACAGAGTGACGCCAGCTGGCAGGAGTATCAGGACGACCTGGCCCAGCAAGCTGCCGAGGAAGCTGCCGAAGAAGCCCATGCCGCGGCTGGTCACCAGAACCGCAGAGGCAGTGATGGCCCTTCCAGCTTCCGCGACGACACTGACAGCTCGTGGAGCAGCGGCAGTTCGGGAAGCGGGGGCGGCAACAACGGGGGAAGCAGCTGGTAA
- the efp gene encoding elongation factor P, which yields MISVSDLRNGTKVEMDGGLWECLDFQHQKIGRGGAKVVAKFRNLETGSIVDRTFNSGEKLQDIFIEGKTMQYLYPDGSDFVFMDMETFDQVHLTGVLVGDAAKFMKENMEVEVQMYGDKPLKIILPNQVILKITQTDPGVRGDTVSGGTKPATLETGAVVQVPLFVEQDTDIKVDTRSGEYLSRA from the coding sequence ATGATTAGCGTAAGTGACCTGCGAAACGGAACCAAAGTGGAGATGGACGGCGGCCTGTGGGAATGCCTGGACTTCCAGCACCAGAAGATCGGCCGCGGCGGCGCCAAAGTGGTGGCCAAATTCCGCAACCTGGAAACCGGCTCCATCGTGGACCGCACCTTCAACAGCGGCGAAAAGCTGCAGGACATCTTCATCGAAGGTAAGACCATGCAGTACCTGTACCCCGACGGCTCTGACTTCGTATTCATGGACATGGAAACCTTTGACCAGGTGCACCTGACCGGCGTGCTGGTGGGCGACGCGGCCAAGTTCATGAAAGAGAACATGGAAGTCGAAGTGCAGATGTACGGCGACAAGCCCCTGAAAATCATCCTGCCCAACCAGGTCATCCTGAAAATCACCCAGACCGACCCCGGCGTGCGCGGCGACACCGTGTCGGGCGGCACCAAGCCCGCCACCCTGGAAACCGGCGCCGTGGTGCAGGTGCCCCTGTTCGTGGAGCAGGACACCGACATCAAGGTGGATACCCGCAGCGGCGAATACCTCAGCCGCGCCTGA
- a CDS encoding type III pantothenate kinase: protein MRPVTSAHAASPAHAAQPLLVIDIGNTSTVLGLTDGCRALVDTWRVRTNRDLLPDDLARQVRSLFAMSGRELPAQAVLSSVAPPVGENYVQALERRFGMRTFSVSSAALPQVSVELDDPAGVGADRLCNLFGAQPYLERENAEYAVVVDFGTSTNFDVIGRGHRFLGGILATGAQVSADALFARAAKLPRIALQAPPRTIGKNTVQALQAGLVFGYAEMVDGLLRRTRAELDAPAITIATGGFASVLQGICTEVDFYDEGLTLRGLIELWEQRERGQGQP from the coding sequence ATGCGGCCCGTGACCTCCGCCCACGCTGCATCCCCCGCCCACGCCGCGCAACCGCTTCTCGTCATCGATATCGGGAACACCAGTACGGTGCTGGGCCTGACCGATGGGTGCCGGGCCCTGGTGGATACCTGGCGGGTCCGCACCAACCGCGACCTGCTGCCCGACGACCTGGCGCGGCAGGTGCGCTCACTGTTCGCCATGAGTGGGCGCGAGCTGCCGGCCCAGGCGGTGCTGAGCAGCGTGGCCCCGCCGGTGGGAGAGAACTATGTACAGGCGCTGGAACGCCGCTTCGGCATGCGGACCTTTTCGGTCAGCAGTGCCGCACTGCCGCAGGTGAGCGTGGAGCTGGACGACCCTGCCGGGGTGGGCGCCGACCGGCTGTGCAACCTGTTCGGTGCGCAGCCCTATCTGGAGCGTGAGAACGCCGAATACGCCGTGGTGGTGGACTTCGGCACCTCTACCAACTTCGACGTGATCGGGCGCGGCCACCGCTTTCTGGGCGGCATCCTGGCGACCGGGGCGCAGGTGAGCGCCGACGCCCTGTTTGCCCGCGCCGCCAAGCTGCCGCGTATCGCGCTTCAGGCTCCGCCGCGCACCATCGGCAAGAATACGGTGCAGGCGCTGCAAGCGGGCCTGGTCTTCGGGTACGCCGAAATGGTGGACGGCCTGCTGCGCCGCACGCGCGCCGAGCTGGACGCGCCTGCCATCACCATCGCCACCGGGGGCTTTGCCAGCGTGCTACAGGGCATCTGCACCGAGGTGGATTTCTACGACGAGGGCCTGACCCTGCGCGGGCTGATCGAGTTGTGGGAGCAGCGGGAGCGGGGGCAGGGCCAGCCATGA
- a CDS encoding nitrilase-related carbon-nitrogen hydrolase: protein MTRRQFRAVAVQPQWSVSDFATPAAFQRWLGGQLRQAEPKLARDKPNLVVLTELNGLPLLLLGGVRVQTFAGAARELVLRHWPAVLHIMLTERVSPIRAVQFHLSRVTVPLYLTVCRDLALSYGVYLCCGSLPMPRYFLSGGEVRRVPGVLTNQTVIFGPDGRLVGCTDKVHLTPPEEAGGLDFSAGRLDELRVFPTPVGDLGVAISLDAFRADVIGALREQGCTVLLQPDANGSAWTADEGLPPDPAHLRPQPVAWLESSWQVTTSGQIRYAVNPMVVGNLLDLTFDGQSAITGRLDEGTPQSYAMTEPRGGFLELLPWLAEGSDDALREAGRVRAAGSGHPLQNEYRTGVLAADLELSPAHLPPSPPTPHEQALRAWLGQTT from the coding sequence ATGACCCGCCGCCAGTTTCGCGCCGTTGCCGTGCAGCCTCAGTGGTCGGTGAGCGACTTCGCCACACCTGCCGCCTTTCAGCGCTGGTTGGGTGGGCAGTTGCGGCAAGCAGAGCCGAAGCTGGCGCGAGACAAACCCAATCTGGTCGTGCTGACCGAGCTGAATGGCCTGCCCTTGCTGCTGCTGGGCGGGGTACGGGTGCAGACCTTTGCAGGCGCGGCACGGGAGCTGGTGCTGCGGCACTGGCCCGCCGTCCTGCACATCATGCTGACCGAGCGGGTGTCGCCCATCCGCGCCGTGCAGTTTCACCTGTCCCGCGTCACGGTGCCGCTTTACCTGACTGTGTGCCGCGACCTGGCGCTGAGCTACGGCGTGTATCTGTGCTGTGGCTCGCTGCCGATGCCGCGCTACTTTCTGAGTGGGGGAGAGGTGCGCCGCGTGCCTGGCGTGCTGACCAATCAAACCGTCATCTTCGGGCCGGATGGCCGCCTGGTGGGCTGCACCGACAAGGTTCACCTCACCCCGCCGGAGGAGGCGGGCGGCCTGGACTTCAGCGCGGGGCGGCTGGATGAACTGCGGGTCTTTCCCACGCCTGTCGGTGACCTGGGGGTGGCGATTTCGCTGGACGCTTTCCGCGCCGATGTGATTGGAGCCTTGCGCGAGCAGGGCTGCACCGTGCTGCTGCAGCCCGATGCGAACGGCTCGGCCTGGACCGCCGACGAGGGATTGCCGCCCGACCCGGCCCACCTTCGCCCGCAGCCTGTCGCGTGGCTGGAAAGCAGCTGGCAGGTGACCACTTCGGGGCAGATTCGCTACGCGGTCAACCCGATGGTGGTGGGCAACCTGCTGGACCTGACCTTCGACGGGCAAAGTGCGATTACGGGGCGCTTGGACGAGGGCACGCCGCAAAGCTACGCCATGACGGAGCCACGCGGGGGCTTCCTGGAGCTGCTGCCCTGGTTGGCCGAGGGGTCAGACGACGCGCTGCGGGAAGCGGGCCGCGTGCGAGCGGCGGGCAGTGGGCACCCACTGCAAAACGAGTACCGGACGGGTGTACTGGCGGCTGACCTGGAGTTGTCGCCTGCGCACTTGCCCCCATCCCCGCCCACGCCGCACGAGCAGGCGCTGCGGGCCTGGCTGGGGCAGACGACCTGA
- a CDS encoding adenylyltransferase/cytidyltransferase family protein yields the protein MTAASTHALYIGRFQPPHHAHVASALAALEHAPRLTLGLGSSNLARSIKNPWTPQEREQLWRLALSEVGADLGRVRFCPLPDRFDAAAWAADVRGLFAPGEGVTLVGYEKDDSSAYLHWFPDWERLVLPELEGGLSATELRRAYFLDGPDSALLPQHLPAATLPWLREWARTPDYARLRAEWLAVDAAKAEAPAQGVREQLWLWLDGPDICLRVRPGPIGAGLWELPGVTLPPQAEGTGTLYSGGGRTLTGDTFSWVQPGPPPLELQPGLQRVPLAQALGQPRRFYADHGVIVGKMAGGTSRQRS from the coding sequence ATGACGGCGGCGTCCACCCATGCGCTGTATATCGGCCGCTTTCAGCCGCCGCACCACGCACATGTCGCCTCGGCCTTGGCGGCGCTGGAACACGCGCCCCGGCTTACGCTGGGGCTGGGCAGCAGCAACCTGGCCCGCAGCATCAAGAACCCCTGGACGCCGCAGGAGCGCGAGCAGCTGTGGCGGCTGGCGCTGAGCGAAGTGGGCGCAGACCTGGGCCGGGTGCGCTTTTGCCCGCTGCCCGACCGCTTCGATGCTGCCGCCTGGGCCGCCGACGTGCGCGGCCTGTTCGCTCCTGGCGAGGGGGTCACGTTGGTGGGTTACGAGAAGGACGATTCCAGCGCCTACCTGCACTGGTTCCCCGACTGGGAGCGGCTGGTATTGCCGGAGCTGGAAGGCGGCTTGAGTGCCACCGAACTGCGCCGCGCCTACTTTCTGGACGGCCCCGACTCCGCGCTGCTGCCTCAGCACCTGCCGGCGGCCACGCTGCCCTGGCTGCGTGAGTGGGCACGGACCCCCGACTATGCCCGCCTCCGGGCCGAATGGCTGGCTGTGGACGCAGCCAAAGCGGAAGCCCCGGCGCAGGGCGTGCGCGAGCAGCTGTGGCTGTGGCTGGACGGCCCCGATATCTGCCTCCGGGTGCGCCCCGGCCCCATCGGTGCGGGCCTGTGGGAACTGCCGGGCGTGACCCTGCCGCCACAGGCAGAGGGCACGGGCACCCTGTACAGCGGTGGTGGCCGCACCCTGACCGGCGACACCTTCAGCTGGGTGCAGCCTGGTCCGCCCCCGCTGGAGCTGCAACCCGGACTGCAGCGGGTGCCGCTGGCGCAGGCGTTGGGCCAGCCGAGACGCTTCTACGCCGACCATGGCGTGATCGTGGGGAAAATGGCAGGGGGGACCAGCAGGCAGCGGAGCTAG
- a CDS encoding acetate--CoA ligase, with amino-acid sequence MSMDAALLKQPLIPPTDLLAQESPYSAAEAQAWLGLSPEQYWLRIAGELDWFRAPDRGLEGTFGDFRYFPGATGNVSVNCLDRHPAERMALLYEREDGQREEWTYGRLTGAVARFAAALQDLGVAKGDRVAVYLSNAPEAFIAIHACYRIGAIYSVIFAGFSAGAVRDRLEDAAPKVIICTDGTLRRGRTVDLKATLDEALAGITFAGERPQVVVARRIDPDAPLGEGELDFHALLDATERHAEPAELEANDPGFIIYTSGTTSKPKGLVHSGLGFLTGAYANVKWSLNLHENDVYWCTADVGWLTFPIFALVGGLAHGATHVVYEGSIDTPDFGRPYDIMSRYGVTKIFTAPTALRMMRRAGDELAAGYDLSRLELVALVGEPLDPETFHWTLAQLGGGRLFVNNTYGQTETGTAWASSMVGLTPTRAGSCGHPLPGYRAEVLREDGTPAGPGELGALTLSEPFPCLARTVWGDHSRYESTYLSDFPGRYAAHDGALFDADGQLWVTGRLDDVINVAGHRIGTMELEAALIAHPAVSEAAVVGVDDDLKGTLPVAFVVPRGGVDRGATLEHELSEAIVREVGAIARPGRVIVVDTVPRTRSGKIMRRVLRDLLGSGEAQGDLSSLENPDAIAVVLDAIRS; translated from the coding sequence ATGAGCATGGACGCCGCACTTCTCAAGCAACCCCTGATTCCCCCCACCGACCTGCTGGCCCAGGAGTCACCCTACAGCGCCGCAGAAGCGCAGGCCTGGCTGGGCCTCAGCCCCGAGCAGTACTGGCTGAGGATTGCCGGCGAGCTGGACTGGTTCAGAGCACCGGACAGAGGCTTGGAAGGAACATTCGGCGACTTCCGGTACTTTCCGGGCGCCACCGGCAACGTGAGCGTGAACTGCCTGGACCGCCACCCGGCGGAGCGCATGGCGCTGCTGTACGAGCGCGAGGACGGCCAGCGTGAAGAATGGACCTACGGCCGCCTGACCGGCGCCGTGGCCCGCTTTGCCGCCGCGCTGCAGGACCTGGGCGTGGCAAAGGGCGACCGGGTGGCGGTGTACCTGTCCAACGCCCCCGAAGCCTTTATCGCTATTCACGCCTGCTACCGCATCGGGGCCATTTACTCGGTGATTTTCGCGGGCTTCAGCGCCGGAGCCGTGCGCGACCGGCTGGAAGACGCCGCGCCCAAGGTCATCATCTGCACCGACGGCACGCTGCGCCGGGGCCGCACGGTGGACCTGAAAGCCACGCTGGACGAGGCGCTGGCCGGCATCACGTTCGCAGGGGAGCGCCCGCAGGTGGTCGTGGCGCGGCGTATCGACCCGGACGCTCCGCTGGGGGAAGGCGAGCTGGACTTCCACGCCCTGCTGGACGCCACCGAGCGCCACGCCGAACCCGCCGAGCTGGAAGCCAACGACCCCGGCTTCATCATCTATACGTCCGGCACCACCTCCAAGCCGAAAGGGCTGGTCCACTCGGGCCTGGGCTTCCTGACCGGGGCCTATGCCAACGTGAAATGGTCGCTGAACCTGCACGAAAATGACGTGTACTGGTGCACCGCCGATGTGGGCTGGCTGACGTTTCCCATCTTCGCGCTGGTGGGCGGGCTGGCACATGGGGCCACCCATGTGGTGTACGAGGGCAGCATCGACACGCCGGATTTCGGGCGGCCCTACGACATCATGAGCCGCTACGGCGTCACCAAGATTTTCACCGCGCCCACGGCCCTGCGGATGATGCGCCGCGCCGGAGACGAACTCGCGGCCGGGTACGACCTGAGCCGGCTGGAACTGGTCGCGCTGGTGGGCGAACCGCTGGACCCCGAAACTTTTCACTGGACGTTGGCGCAGCTGGGCGGCGGGCGCTTGTTCGTGAACAACACCTACGGCCAGACCGAAACCGGCACCGCCTGGGCCAGCTCCATGGTGGGCCTGACCCCCACGCGGGCCGGCAGCTGCGGCCACCCGCTGCCCGGCTACCGCGCCGAGGTGCTGCGGGAGGACGGCACCCCGGCCGGCCCCGGCGAGCTGGGCGCCCTGACACTGAGCGAACCGTTTCCCTGCCTGGCCCGCACCGTGTGGGGCGACCACAGCCGCTACGAAAGCACCTACCTGAGCGACTTTCCGGGCCGCTACGCCGCCCACGACGGCGCCCTGTTCGACGCCGACGGGCAACTGTGGGTCACGGGGCGGCTGGACGACGTGATTAACGTGGCCGGGCACCGCATCGGGACGATGGAGCTGGAAGCGGCGCTGATTGCCCACCCGGCTGTCAGCGAGGCGGCCGTGGTGGGCGTGGACGACGACCTCAAGGGCACGCTGCCGGTGGCGTTCGTGGTGCCACGCGGCGGCGTGGACAGGGGCGCCACCCTGGAACATGAACTGAGCGAAGCCATCGTGCGCGAGGTGGGCGCCATTGCCCGGCCAGGGCGCGTCATCGTGGTGGATACCGTACCCCGGACCCGCAGCGGCAAGATTATGCGGCGGGTGCTGCGCGACCTGCTGGGCAGCGGCGAGGCGCAGGGCGACCTGAGCAGCCTGGAGAACCCGGACGCGATTGCGGTGGTGCTGGACGCCATCCGGAGCTGA